In one Thermaerobacter sp. PB12/4term genomic region, the following are encoded:
- the tgt gene encoding tRNA guanosine(34) transglycosylase Tgt, producing MGRWDGWFTVEHQEAHSHARAGRLHTPHGVVETPVFMPVGTQAAVKTLSPHELHQVGAQIILSNTYHLYLRPGSQVVAEAGGLHRFMAWHRPILTDSGGFQVFSLAALRQVTGDGVRFRSHLDGSEHFFTPELSMAVQRDLGADIIMCFDECLAYPARRDEVAASVERTTRWARRCHRAWQEDGHPDRQALFGIVQGGAYPDLRRRSAEELVELDFPGYAVGGLSVGEPAGVTVAVLDVTVPLLPTGRPRYLMGVGTPDLILEAVWRGIDMMDCVLPTRMARHGTVYTSQGRITVRNAAYARDFGPLDPACDCYACRHFSRAYIRHLLKVNETLGMRLTTIHNLRYLQRFMERLRQAVREDRLPEFRAAFYREEGAALGFHPPEPEPLPAG from the coding sequence TTGGGCCGCTGGGACGGCTGGTTCACCGTGGAGCACCAGGAAGCCCACAGTCACGCCCGGGCGGGGCGGCTGCACACGCCCCACGGGGTGGTGGAGACGCCGGTGTTCATGCCCGTGGGCACCCAGGCAGCGGTGAAGACCTTGAGCCCCCACGAGCTGCACCAGGTGGGGGCGCAGATCATCCTGAGCAACACCTACCACCTGTACCTGCGACCCGGGTCCCAGGTGGTGGCGGAGGCCGGCGGCCTGCACCGCTTCATGGCCTGGCACCGGCCCATCCTGACCGACAGCGGCGGATTCCAGGTGTTCAGCCTGGCCGCACTGCGCCAGGTCACCGGCGACGGCGTCCGCTTCCGGTCCCACCTGGACGGCTCGGAGCACTTCTTCACCCCCGAGCTGTCCATGGCCGTCCAGCGGGACCTGGGGGCGGACATCATCATGTGCTTTGACGAGTGCCTGGCGTATCCGGCCCGCCGGGACGAGGTGGCGGCCAGCGTGGAACGGACCACCCGCTGGGCCCGCCGTTGCCACCGCGCCTGGCAGGAAGACGGGCACCCCGACCGGCAGGCGCTCTTCGGCATCGTGCAGGGAGGAGCCTATCCCGACCTGCGCCGCCGCTCGGCGGAGGAACTGGTGGAACTGGACTTCCCCGGCTATGCCGTGGGCGGCCTGAGCGTCGGCGAGCCCGCCGGGGTCACCGTGGCCGTGCTGGACGTGACGGTACCGCTCTTGCCGACCGGCCGGCCCCGCTACCTGATGGGCGTGGGGACGCCCGATTTGATCCTGGAGGCCGTGTGGCGCGGGATCGACATGATGGACTGCGTCCTGCCCACCCGGATGGCCCGCCACGGAACGGTGTACACCTCCCAGGGACGGATCACCGTGCGCAACGCCGCCTACGCCCGGGACTTCGGCCCCCTGGATCCGGCCTGCGACTGCTACGCCTGCCGCCACTTCTCCCGGGCCTACATCCGGCACCTGCTCAAGGTCAACGAGACCCTGGGCATGCGCCTCACCACCATCCACAACCTGCGGTACCTCCAGCGCTTCATGGAGCGCCTGCGCCAGGCGGTGCGGGAGGACCGCCTGCCGGAGTTCCGGGCGGCGTTCTACCGGGAAGAAGGCGCGGCGCTGGGCTTCCACCCTCCGGAGCCGGAACCGCTGCCGGCGGGATGA
- a CDS encoding acetyl-CoA carboxylase biotin carboxyl carrier protein subunit — MKRYRVTVNGWVFDVWVEPVEAGTAGPGGTAGAAGPAAFPGAGWAGAWSGPAGPGWPAAGPGAGLWPAAAMGWPWAAGGVLGAGGPFGPLGPAGGGPGGTHPGAWAGFGPALPGTAGAVPGNAAAGLAAAPGLSPGAPPGVAGEATAAGTAPPPGPAAGAAPAGAAPAGEAAAAAAGAAAPAAAAQGRGGTAPRGGGAAPEAAAPAGPNGTAGKGTPVTAPLPGVLLDVRVRPGDRVEAGQVVAILEAMKMENELAAPCAGRVTAVPHTRGQTLNQGDAVAWIDPEG; from the coding sequence ATGAAGCGCTATCGGGTGACGGTCAACGGCTGGGTCTTTGACGTCTGGGTCGAACCGGTGGAGGCGGGCACGGCAGGCCCCGGCGGTACGGCGGGCGCCGCCGGGCCGGCGGCGTTTCCCGGCGCCGGTTGGGCCGGGGCGTGGAGCGGGCCGGCGGGACCGGGCTGGCCGGCCGCCGGGCCCGGTGCCGGCCTCTGGCCGGCGGCCGCCATGGGCTGGCCCTGGGCGGCGGGCGGGGTGCTGGGGGCCGGTGGCCCCTTCGGCCCCCTGGGCCCGGCCGGTGGTGGCCCGGGCGGGACCCATCCTGGGGCCTGGGCAGGCTTCGGCCCGGCGTTGCCGGGCACCGCCGGGGCGGTGCCCGGCAACGCGGCGGCGGGCCTTGCGGCGGCGCCGGGGCTTTCCCCAGGGGCGCCGCCCGGGGTTGCCGGCGAGGCTACGGCGGCGGGGACGGCGCCGCCGCCGGGCCCGGCTGCGGGCGCGGCGCCCGCCGGCGCCGCGCCCGCGGGGGAGGCTGCCGCGGCCGCTGCCGGGGCCGCCGCCCCGGCAGCGGCCGCGCAGGGCCGGGGCGGCACCGCCCCCCGGGGGGGCGGTGCCGCCCCGGAGGCCGCAGCACCTGCGGGCCCCAACGGCACCGCCGGCAAGGGGACGCCGGTGACGGCGCCGCTGCCGGGGGTGCTCCTGGACGTGCGGGTTCGTCCCGGGGACCGGGTGGAAGCAGGCCAGGTGGTGGCCATCCTGGAGGCCATGAAGATGGAAAACGAGCTGGCCGCTCCCTGTGCCGGCCGGGTGACCGCGGTGCCCCACACCCGGGGCCAGACGCTCAACCAGGGCGACGCCGTGGCCTGGATCGATCCCGAGGGGTAA
- a CDS encoding 5-formyltetrahydrofolate cyclo-ligase, which produces MASAPQAGPRERVPSAGAGPPGPGTASTPRDGGKEAWRRRLREAWRAWSRTERGPVSAAICARLQALLLGQEPWPAAGAGSALRRPALAALMLYAPLATEVDVTPLLTWARRQGLAVLLPRVDPARQVMEARQVSSWDDTEEGPWGLRQPRARCPAQPVDGSTLIVVPGLGFDRQGWRLGRGGGFYDRFLDRHPAAWRAGVVPSAMLLASVPRDEHDRRMDLVVSEAGVLGPWWGIR; this is translated from the coding sequence ATGGCCAGTGCTCCCCAGGCGGGGCCACGGGAACGGGTGCCCAGCGCTGGGGCCGGCCCGCCGGGCCCCGGGACTGCTTCCACCCCCCGCGACGGCGGCAAGGAGGCCTGGCGGCGGCGGCTCCGGGAGGCGTGGCGGGCCTGGTCCCGCACGGAGCGCGGTCCCGTGTCGGCGGCCATCTGCGCCCGGCTGCAGGCCCTCTTGCTGGGACAGGAGCCCTGGCCCGCGGCCGGTGCCGGCAGCGCCCTGCGGCGGCCGGCCCTCGCCGCTCTCATGCTGTACGCGCCCCTGGCGACGGAGGTCGATGTAACGCCCCTCCTGACGTGGGCGCGCCGCCAGGGGCTGGCGGTACTCCTGCCGCGGGTCGACCCCGCCCGCCAGGTCATGGAGGCGCGGCAGGTGAGCAGCTGGGACGACACCGAGGAGGGGCCGTGGGGACTCCGCCAGCCCCGGGCCCGCTGCCCTGCTCAGCCGGTGGACGGGAGCACCCTGATCGTGGTGCCGGGCCTGGGCTTCGACCGCCAGGGCTGGCGCCTGGGCCGCGGCGGCGGGTTCTATGACCGGTTCCTCGACCGCCACCCGGCCGCCTGGCGCGCAGGCGTGGTGCCCTCGGCGATGCTGCTGGCCTCGGTGCCACGGGACGAGCACGACCGGCGCATGGACCTGGTGGTCAGCGAGGCCGGCGTGCTGGGGCCGTGGTGGGGCATCCGCTGA
- the queA gene encoding tRNA preQ1(34) S-adenosylmethionine ribosyltransferase-isomerase QueA: protein MRVDEFDYELPPELIAQQPLARRDASRLMVVDRDTGRWLHARFRDLPRFLRAGDCLVLNDTRVRPARLYGRRPTGGQVEFLLLQPLDGDRWLALARPGRRVRPGTEVVCGEERPLRVYVEEARDSGERVICLEPPPGETVDETLHRLGRVPLPPYIRAELEDPERYQTVYAREEGSVAAPTAGLHFTPELLKRLQDQGVRIAYLTLHVGVGTFRPVTAERVEEHQMHAEFYRVEPAAAEAINAARAAGARVIAVGTTVTRTLETVAAAGGTVRPGSGWTDLFIYPGYRFKAIDGLITNFHLPRSTLIMLVAALLGKEQTLAAYREAVAQRYRFFSFGDAMLILPGAVPAGREEPALPE, encoded by the coding sequence ATGCGGGTTGACGAGTTCGATTACGAGCTGCCGCCGGAGCTGATCGCCCAGCAGCCGCTGGCCCGGCGGGACGCGTCCCGCCTGATGGTGGTCGACCGCGACACGGGGCGCTGGCTGCACGCCCGCTTCCGCGACCTGCCGCGGTTCTTGCGCGCCGGAGACTGCCTGGTGCTCAACGACACCCGGGTGCGGCCGGCCCGGCTCTACGGGCGCCGGCCCACCGGCGGGCAGGTGGAGTTCCTCCTGCTGCAGCCCCTGGACGGAGACCGCTGGCTGGCCCTGGCCCGGCCCGGCCGGCGGGTGCGCCCGGGTACGGAGGTGGTGTGCGGCGAGGAGCGGCCCCTGCGGGTGTACGTCGAGGAAGCCCGGGACAGCGGGGAGCGGGTCATCTGCCTGGAGCCGCCGCCGGGGGAGACGGTGGACGAAACCCTGCACCGCCTGGGCCGGGTCCCGCTGCCGCCGTACATTCGCGCCGAGCTGGAGGATCCCGAGCGGTACCAGACGGTCTACGCCCGGGAAGAGGGGTCTGTGGCGGCGCCCACGGCGGGCCTGCACTTTACTCCGGAGCTGCTGAAGCGGCTCCAGGACCAGGGCGTCCGCATCGCCTACCTCACCCTCCACGTGGGGGTGGGTACCTTCCGGCCCGTCACCGCCGAGAGGGTGGAGGAGCATCAGATGCACGCCGAGTTCTACCGGGTCGAACCGGCCGCGGCGGAGGCGATCAACGCCGCCCGCGCCGCCGGCGCCCGGGTGATCGCCGTCGGTACCACCGTGACCCGCACCCTGGAGACGGTGGCGGCGGCCGGCGGAACCGTCCGGCCGGGCAGCGGCTGGACGGACCTGTTCATCTACCCCGGCTACCGCTTCAAGGCCATCGACGGGTTGATCACCAACTTTCACCTGCCCCGGTCGACCCTGATCATGCTGGTGGCGGCACTGCTGGGCAAGGAGCAGACCCTGGCAGCCTATCGGGAGGCGGTGGCCCAGCGCTACCGGTTCTTCAGCTTCGGTGACGCCATGCTGATCCTGCCCGGGGCGGTGCCGGCGGGCAGGGAGGAGCCGGCCCTGCCGGAGTAA
- a CDS encoding Glu/Leu/Phe/Val dehydrogenase, whose amino-acid sequence MPNPYEVAKQEIARACQVLGLDPAVYRILARPLRFIEVAIPVRMDDGRTEVFVGYRSQHNDALGPTKGGIRFHPQVTPDEVKALSMWMTLKCALLEIPFGGGKGGVVCDPKRMSARELEGLSRGYIQAMAQVMGEEKDIPAPDVYTTAQVMAWIADEFSQIRQQNAFGIVTGKPLVIGGSLGRHEATARGAVTVVREAAQAMGLDIRHATVAIQGYGNAGSIAHRLLYDMGVRVIAVSDSGGAIVNEGGLEPEAVAAHKEATGSVAGFPGARTITNEDLLTLPCDILLPAALENQITAANAGRIQARLVGEIANGPTTPEAHRILVERGVVVLPDILTNAGGVTVSYFEWVQNQCHWYWSEDEVNQRLEERMVRAFHRVWEAGQRLPTRDLRLAAYTVAVARVTEAMRVRGWIHRTDSSFRS is encoded by the coding sequence CTGCCCAACCCCTACGAGGTCGCCAAGCAGGAGATTGCCCGCGCCTGCCAGGTGCTGGGCCTGGATCCCGCCGTCTACCGGATCCTGGCACGGCCCCTGCGTTTCATCGAGGTGGCGATCCCCGTCCGGATGGACGACGGGCGCACCGAAGTCTTCGTGGGCTACCGCTCCCAGCACAACGACGCCCTGGGGCCGACCAAGGGCGGGATCCGCTTCCACCCCCAGGTCACCCCCGATGAGGTGAAGGCCCTGTCCATGTGGATGACCCTCAAGTGCGCCCTGCTGGAGATTCCCTTCGGCGGCGGCAAGGGCGGGGTGGTCTGCGATCCCAAGCGGATGTCGGCGCGGGAACTGGAGGGGCTGAGCCGCGGCTACATCCAGGCCATGGCCCAGGTGATGGGGGAGGAGAAGGACATCCCGGCCCCCGACGTCTACACCACGGCCCAGGTGATGGCCTGGATTGCCGACGAGTTCAGCCAGATCCGCCAGCAGAACGCCTTCGGCATCGTGACCGGCAAGCCCCTGGTGATCGGCGGCTCCCTGGGCCGCCACGAAGCCACCGCCCGGGGTGCCGTCACCGTGGTCCGGGAAGCGGCCCAGGCCATGGGCCTGGACATCCGCCACGCCACGGTGGCGATCCAGGGGTACGGCAACGCGGGCAGCATCGCCCACCGGCTGCTGTACGACATGGGGGTCCGGGTCATCGCCGTCAGCGATTCGGGGGGCGCCATCGTCAACGAAGGGGGCCTGGAACCCGAGGCGGTGGCCGCCCACAAGGAGGCCACCGGCAGCGTGGCCGGCTTCCCGGGCGCCCGCACCATCACCAACGAAGACTTGCTTACCCTGCCTTGTGATATCCTTTTGCCGGCCGCCCTGGAAAACCAGATCACCGCTGCCAACGCGGGCCGGATCCAGGCGCGGCTCGTCGGCGAGATCGCCAACGGCCCCACCACCCCCGAGGCCCACCGCATCCTGGTGGAGCGGGGCGTGGTGGTGTTGCCCGACATCCTGACCAATGCCGGGGGCGTGACCGTCAGCTACTTCGAGTGGGTCCAGAACCAGTGCCACTGGTACTGGTCCGAGGATGAGGTCAACCAGCGGCTGGAGGAGCGGATGGTGCGGGCCTTCCACCGGGTCTGGGAGGCGGGGCAGCGGCTCCCGACCCGGGATCTGCGGCTGGCCGCCTACACCGTGGCGGTGGCCCGGGTGACCGAGGCCATGCGGGTGAGGGGCTGGATCCACCGTACCGACAGCAGCTTCCGCTCCTAG
- a CDS encoding acyl-CoA carboxylase subunit beta: protein MAEKVAELRSRRQRLEQGGGPQRIAQQHAKGKLTARERLALLLDPGSFQELDLFVQHRAREFGMEGKEAPGDGVITGFGRIDGRLVYVFAQDFTVIGGTLGEMHAAKIVKVMDLALKAGAPLIGINDSGGARIQEGVASLDGFARIFARNTWASGVIPQISVIMGPCAGGAVYSPAITDFVFMVEGTSQMFITGPDVIKTVTGEEISFEELGGAATHTTRSGVAHFYARDERECLGLIRHLLSYLPANNMEEPPLLDTGDPPGRPAPELEQVVPTDPNKPYDVRRVIEGLVDRGTFFEVHQRFAQSAVVGFARLGGRVVGVVANQPRVLAGCLDIDSSDKIARFVRFCDAFNIPLITLVDTPGYLPGRAQEHGGIIRHGAKVLYAYAEATVPKISVVLRKAYGGAYIAMCCRGLGADYAFAWPTAEIAVMGPEGACNIVFRREIAEADDPAAMRAAKVREYRDVFASPYVAAARGYVDDVIEPALTRARVAAALESLAGKREQRPARKHGNIPL, encoded by the coding sequence ATGGCCGAGAAGGTGGCCGAACTGCGGTCCCGCCGGCAGCGGCTGGAGCAGGGGGGCGGGCCCCAGCGCATCGCCCAGCAGCACGCCAAGGGCAAGCTCACCGCCAGGGAGCGCCTCGCCCTCCTGCTTGACCCCGGCAGCTTCCAGGAGCTGGACCTGTTCGTCCAGCACCGGGCGCGGGAATTCGGCATGGAGGGCAAGGAGGCGCCGGGCGACGGCGTGATCACGGGGTTTGGCCGCATCGACGGGCGGCTGGTGTACGTCTTCGCCCAGGACTTCACCGTCATCGGCGGCACCTTAGGGGAGATGCACGCGGCGAAGATCGTCAAGGTGATGGACCTGGCCCTCAAGGCGGGGGCGCCCTTGATCGGCATCAACGACTCCGGGGGCGCCCGCATTCAGGAGGGCGTCGCCTCCCTGGACGGCTTCGCCCGGATCTTTGCCCGCAACACCTGGGCCTCGGGGGTCATCCCCCAGATCTCCGTGATCATGGGCCCCTGTGCCGGAGGCGCCGTCTACTCGCCCGCCATCACCGACTTCGTCTTCATGGTGGAAGGCACCAGCCAGATGTTCATCACCGGACCCGACGTGATCAAGACGGTGACGGGCGAGGAGATCAGCTTCGAAGAGCTGGGCGGTGCGGCGACCCACACCACCCGCAGCGGCGTGGCCCACTTCTATGCCCGGGACGAGCGCGAGTGCCTGGGCCTGATCCGGCACCTCCTGAGCTACTTGCCCGCCAACAACATGGAGGAACCGCCCCTTCTCGACACCGGCGACCCGCCCGGACGGCCCGCGCCGGAACTGGAGCAGGTGGTGCCGACGGATCCCAACAAGCCCTACGACGTGCGCCGGGTCATCGAAGGACTGGTGGACCGGGGGACCTTCTTCGAGGTTCACCAGCGCTTTGCCCAGAGCGCCGTGGTGGGCTTTGCCCGCCTGGGCGGGCGGGTGGTGGGTGTGGTGGCCAACCAGCCCCGGGTGCTGGCCGGGTGCCTCGACATCGACTCGTCCGACAAGATCGCCCGCTTCGTGCGCTTTTGTGACGCCTTCAACATTCCCCTGATCACCCTGGTGGACACGCCGGGCTACCTGCCGGGCCGGGCCCAGGAGCACGGCGGCATCATCCGCCATGGGGCCAAGGTGTTGTACGCCTACGCCGAGGCGACGGTGCCCAAGATCTCGGTGGTGCTGCGCAAGGCCTACGGCGGCGCCTACATCGCCATGTGCTGCCGCGGCCTGGGGGCCGACTACGCCTTTGCCTGGCCGACGGCGGAGATCGCCGTCATGGGTCCGGAGGGGGCCTGCAACATCGTCTTCCGGCGGGAGATCGCCGAGGCGGACGACCCCGCCGCCATGCGGGCGGCCAAGGTGCGGGAATACCGGGACGTCTTCGCCAGCCCCTACGTGGCGGCAGCCCGGGGGTACGTGGACGACGTCATCGAGCCGGCCCTGACCCGGGCGCGGGTGGCGGCAGCCCTGGAGAGCCTGGCCGGCAAGCGAGAGCAGCGCCCCGCCCGCAAGCACGGCAACATCCCCCTGTGA
- the yajC gene encoding preprotein translocase subunit YajC: MPEQGNALLSNLLIFAVFFGLMWFMLIRPQQQQQKRRREMLARLKAGDKVVTIGGIFGTLTRVDEDTVRLRIADKVEIRLSRDAVARVLGQDD, from the coding sequence GTGCCGGAACAGGGGAATGCCCTGCTTTCGAACCTGCTGATCTTCGCCGTGTTCTTCGGCCTCATGTGGTTCATGCTGATCCGGCCCCAGCAGCAGCAGCAGAAGCGGCGCCGGGAGATGCTGGCGCGGCTGAAGGCCGGCGACAAGGTGGTCACCATCGGCGGCATATTCGGCACCCTGACCAGGGTCGACGAAGACACGGTGCGCCTGCGCATCGCCGACAAGGTGGAGATCCGCCTGAGCCGGGACGCCGTTGCCCGGGTGCTGGGGCAGGACGACTAG